A window of Polypterus senegalus isolate Bchr_013 chromosome 14, ASM1683550v1, whole genome shotgun sequence contains these coding sequences:
- the LOC120514323 gene encoding E3 SUMO-protein ligase ZBED1-like: MEDSNIQSSEKDQEILENECPWPHLEELFMYRGRKGDSMLMQCKLCLPSVVISAYKTSASNLKKHIMRKHPSKIDQYHDIIATSASSQRKTTAIPNKLSASKQVKLPDVMLAPVNKRVPQATVDKLIINFICEGLQPFAVVEQPAFKELITTLQPHAKVISRSTVRTRICDAAEDIKTTIIAELGKAKFVATTTDCWSAHQKSYLGVTCHWIEEESLERRSAALACKRLRGSYTFDMIASALDDVHFQYKIRDKVVRTTTDSGSNFIKAFHVFGAQNDAEVDEDEADLDTLDVSDHIEYHDKNVILDEDSGMEYQLPPHQRCACHLLNLVATADTALAECMNDTYLQKAFSLSPAEVAFLREYCITMKPLVKASNILQSESSTYMGWLLPVIHQLLSKLNRLETSSKTCMPLIKALQNGLQKRFGQMMANPDLAAAAVLLPKFKTSWTDRADVIEAALTYLKQHLETTEHESEHQQRESSDDDDFFSRPLSRMMQSPIEPDGYLACASDSMELLHSFPAIKKLSLKLNTALPASAACERLFSCAGLLFTSKRSRIDSMNFENQLLLKLYKRFRK, from the exons ATGGAGGACAGCAACATTCAAAGCAGTGAAAAAGACCAAGAAATACTGGAGAATGAGTGCCCCTGGCCGCACCTGGAGGAGCTGTTCATGTACAGAGGGAGGAAAGGAGACAGCATGCTAATGCAGTGCAAACTTTGTTTGCCATCTGTGGTGATTTCGGCATACAAGACTTCAGCCTCTAATCTCAAAAAACACATTATG AGGAAACATCCATCAAAGATTGATCAGTACCATGACATCATTGCGACATCAGCTAGTTCTCAACGGAAGACCACAGCCATACCAAACAAGCTCTCAGCAAGTAAGCAAGTCAAGTTACCAGATGTGATGTTGGCACCTGTAAACAAACGTGTCCCTCAAGCAACTGTTGACAAGCTTATCATCAATTTCATATGTGAAGGTCTACAGCCATTTGCAGTAGTTGAACAGCCAGCTTTCAAAGAATTAATTACCACATTGCAACCTCATGCCAAAGTCATCTCCAGGTCCACAGTTCGTACCAGAATCTGTGACGCTGCTGAAGACATAAAGACAACTATAATTGCAGAATTGGGTAAAGCCAAATTTGTTGCAACCACAACTGATTGTTGGTCAGCTCATCAGAAAAGTTACCTTGGCGTCACTTGCCATTGGATAGAGGAAGAGTCCTTGGAAAGAAGATCTGCAGCACTAGCGTGCAAAAGATTGAGAGGGTCTTACACATTTGACATGATTGCTAGTGCTCTTGATGATGTCCATTTCCAATACAAGATTAGAGACAAAGTTGTAAGGACGACAACTGATAGTGGATCCAACTTTATCAAAGCTTTCCATGTGTTTGGGGCACAGAATGATGCAGAGGTAGATGAGGATGAAGCAGACTTGGATACTCTTGATGTGAGTGACCATATTGAATATCACGATAAAAATGTGATCCTTGATGAAGACTCTGGTATGGAATATCAACTACCCCCACATCAACGATGTGCATGTCACCTGTTAAATCTTGTGGCAACAGCAGATACAGCTCTTGCAGAGTGCATGAATGACACCTACCTACAAAAGGCTTTTTC GTTGAGTCCTGCAGAAGTTGCATTCCTCCGGGAGTATTGCATCACCATGAAGCCGCTGGTAAAAGCTTCAAACATTCTCCAGTCAGAGTCCAGCACCTACATGGGATGGCTGCTGCCAGTAATCCACCAACTTCTATCAAAACTGAACAGGCTGGAGACATCAAGCAAGACCTGCATGCCACTCATCAAAGCCCTGCAAAATGGCCTGCAGAAGCGTTTTGGACAGATGATGGCGAATCCAGACTTGGCTGCTGCTGCAGTCCTTTTACCCAAGTTCAAGACCTCCTGGACTGACAGAGCAGATGTTATAGAGGCTG CCTTGACATACCTGAAACAACATCTTGAAACCACGGAGCATGAGAGTGAGCATCAGCAGAGAGAGTcatctgatgatgatgatttctTCTCCAGACCACTCTCCAGAATGATGCAAAGTCCCATTGAGCCTGATGGTTACCTTGCATGTGCCTCGGACAGCATGGAGCTGCTTCACTCCTTCCCAGCCATCAAGAAGCTGTCTCTTAAGCTAAACACAGCTCTGCCTGCATCAGCTGCATGCGAACGGCTTTTTAGCTGTGCCGGTCTACTATTCACATCCAAACGAAGCCGAATAGACTCTATGAATTTTGAAAATCAGCTTTTGCTGAAACTTTACAAAAGGTTCAGAAAGTGA